AAGCTTGGCGTGCATATTGCCGACGTCAGCTATTATGTGCGCGAGAACTCGCCGCTGGATAAGGAAGCGTATGACCGGGGCTGTAGCGTCTATCTTGTCGACCGGGTCATTCCGATGCTGCCGCACCGTCTGTCGAACGGCATCTGCTCTTTGAATCCGCAGGTGGACAGGCTGACGATGTCCTGTGAGATGGAATTCGACGAGAATATGAAGGTCGTGAAGCACGATGTTTTTACCAGCGTGATCCGCACCAAGGAACGGATGACTTACACCAATGTACGCAAAATTCTGCTGGATGAAGACCCAGAGCTGCTGAAGCGCTACGCTCCCCTTATTGAGGACTTCCGGCTGATGCGTGAAATTGCGATGAAGCTGCGGGATGCGCGTATGCGGCGCGGCGCGGTCGATTTTGACTTCCAGGAGAGCAAAGTCATCGTCGACGAGAACGGCAAAGCGGTCGATATCGTAAAAAGGGAACGCTCTATCGCGGAGCAGATCATTGAGGAATTCATGCTGGCGGCGAACGAGACGGTGGCTGAGCATTTCCACTGGCTCAAGGTTCCGTTCCTGTACCGGATTCACGAGGACCCGGATCCCGAGAAGCTGCAGAACTTCATGGCGTTCGCGGCCAACTTCGGCTATCACGTCAAGGGACGGGGCAACTCCGTGCATCCCCGGGCGCTGCAAAAGCTGCTGGAGGATATTCAGGGAACGAAGGAGCAGACGGTCATCAGCACGATGATGCTCCGCTCCATGAAGCAGGCGAAGTACGACGCGGAGAGCACGGGACATTTCGGGCTGGCTGCCGAATATTATTCCCACTTCACGTCACCGATCCGGCGGTATCCCGACCTCGTTATTCACCGGGTTATGCGCGAGGTGCTGGAGGGCGGCGGGGCGCTCAGTGAGAAACGCCAAGAGTATCTGGCGAGCCGGATGCCGGACATCGCCCAGCAGTCCTCCGAGCGCGAACGCGTCGCGGTAGAGGCGGAGCGGGATACGGAGCAGCTTAAAAAGGCGGAGTACATGTTGGACAAGGTCGGCGAGGAATTCGAGGCGATGGTCAGCAGCGTGACCAGCTTCGGCATGTTCGTCGAGCTGGAAAATACCGTCGAAGGGCTGATCCGTCTGAGCAATCTGACGGATGATTATTACCACTTCGACGAGGGTCACATGGCGCTCATCGGCGAGCGCACCTCGAAGGTGTTCCGCATCGGCGACGAGGTGAAGATCCGCGTCGCCAAGGTGAACATGGACGACCACACGATCGACTTCGAGCTGGTCGACATGAAGCCGCGCGCGGCAGGCGAGCGCCGCAGCGGAGGCTTTGGCGGCGGCCGCGGAGGCAAGGGCGGGCGCGACCGCCGAGGCGGCCACAGTGCGCCGGCTGCCACTGGCGCCGGAGGCGGCAAGAGCCGCGGCGGCGGTAAAGGCGGCGGAGCCGCCGCCGGTGCGGGCGGCCGCGGCAAACGAGGCCGCGGCGGGCGCGTACTCGGCGCCGACCAGGCCGGAGGCGCCGCCGAGCGCAGCGGCGGCCGGGCACGCGGCGGCGAAGCGGCGGCCGGCCGGAGCAAAGGCAACGGCGGCTCATTGGCCGCTGGCGCAGGGCCGGGCGCTGGTGCGCGCAGCCCGAAGGGCGAAGCCGGGGATGCCGGCGGTTCCCGCGGCATCAGCTTCGGCTCCGGCAAGGGCGGCTACGGCGCCCCGCCAAGCGGGTCGAACGGCCGCGGTGACGTGTACACCGGCATCAACAGTGACACGAAGTTTCGTACCCGCGAGGACCTCGGGGGCGACTTCGGTGGCGCTGGAGCTGCAGGAGGCAAAGGCCGACGCAAGAGAAAATCGAAAAACGGCGTCTTTATCGGCGATTCCGTAACTCCGGGCAACGTCGAGGCCGCTGCCGACTTCGGTACTAAAAGCAGCGAAGGCAGGAAGCGGAAGAAGAAAAAATAAAGCTGGATCATTAAGCTTTTCATGACAATCAAAGCGCTGTGTCTCCCGGCGACGGGGACCGGCGCTTTTTTTACTGATAGATGCCCGACTATAAAGATGCCCTGACTTTAACCTGGCGTAAGGATACACGCTGAAAATCGGCAGCTTCTCGGCGATTTCATTGAGCCAACGATTTCTCCGACTGCCCGAAGTACTTTGAACCGTTCATTTTATCCGGAGCAAATGGGCGGAAGCAAACGCTTTTATCGTTCCTTGCTTTAGCAGGAGCGCTTTTGATACAATAGAAGTCAGACGTTTTCTGTTCGTTGAATTTGCATGCAGCAACAGCAGAGAAGAGACGCCGTAATTATCGGTTCAAGGAGTGATTGTCATGGGTAAAAAAGCAGATGGGAAACTGCTCGCCCAGAACAAAAAGGCTTCCCATGATTATTTTATTGAGGACACCTACGAGGCGGGCATGGTGCTGACGGGAACGGAGATCAAATCGCTGCGCAATGGCCGTGCGAATATCGGGGATGCGTTTGCCACGATCCGCGGCGGCGAGATTTTTGTGCACAATATGCATATCAGTCCATTCGATCAGGGTAACCGCGCCAACCCGGACGACCCAACGCGCACGCGCAAGCTGCTGCTTCATAAAGAACAAATCAGCAAGCTGCTCGGGCATTCCAAGCAGGAAGGGTACACGATTGTGCCGCTGAAAGTCTACGTCCGCAACGGCTACGCCAAGCTGCTGCTGGGCATCGGCAAAGGGAAGAAACAGTACGACAAACGCGACTCCGCCGCCAAACGCGATGCGCAGCGCGATATCCAGCGGGCACTGCGGGAGAAGCAGAAGGTCGCGAGATAAGACTGCCAAACTCCGCCTTTGTTTCCTGCAAGATCTATATGATTATGCTGCAAAATATGATATACTCTTTTATGTAAGACAAATGCTTCAGATTATCTTTTCGCCAGATGGCGGGAAGGATAATGGATACGGATCGCTCTTGCCGGCGATTCCCTTGATCCAGGAAGCCCTTTTAATGAGGGGCCGTTTTTGGATTCGACGGGGGTAGTTCGAGCATGGGTAGCGAGTAGTGGGGACGCGTCCGCTTCATCAACGCTAAAGCCAATTAAACGGCAAACAAAACAACAACTTAGCTTTCGCAGCTTAATAACCTGTGAGCTAGCTCCTACCTTCCATCGCCCATGTGGCGGGCTAGGGGCTCAACTTTAGTGGGATACGCCGCTTGGTCTCCGCCTGGGGTCAACGGAAGAAGATAATCAGGCTGACCCGAAGGGAATCCGGTGACAGGGAGTCTCTAGGGTGACATCAAATCTGTCACTACACTCGTAGAAGCTTATGTGGCGTTATCTTCGGACAGGGGTTCGACTCCCCTCGGCTCCATATTTTGAGCCCACATCAGCGAGTACCGGTAGCTTGAAATCGACCTCCACATGCTCGGCGTAGACAAGGATACGCTGAACATAGGTTTGGAAGAATCGCTTGAGCTCGGGAAAGTTCTTGTGGGCAATGGAATCTTTTAAGGAAAAGAGCAGTGATCGCAGAACATCTTCTGTGATTCCGGCTCTTTTTTCTTTTGTCATAAGCTTGGCCAATTCAACTTCTAGATTCGCTTTCTCGGCCTCCAGTATGTTCACTTTCTCCACAAATGAAGCTTGCGTGAAGCCTTGTGCGACTGCGTTGACGATGTTCGTGATTTGATCCGTGACGGCACGAAGTCGCTGTTCCAAGTTCGCTCTTTCCACAACGTCCTTGGTTTCAGCTTTCAGAATCTGTCTGTTGACCTGCTCGACAAGCTTCGGAATGTTCTCCTCGCTGAAGATATGGCTTTGCAAATAATCCAGAATGTAGCCCTCGATGTACTCCCGTCGAATCTCCTTGTTAGAGCAGCTTCGGGAATTGTCCTTCCTATTGCATCTGTAGGTCACGTATTTTAACTTGCTTCTGCCCGAATATTTGACATTGCCAGCCATGCCGGATTTCGCGCTGTGGAGTTTTTGACACTCTCCACAAAAGATCAATCCACTCAACAGGTACTGCTCTTTTGCCGTATAGGAACCCGAACGCCGCGTTCGATGATTGTCGGCAATAAGCTTCTGCACGGCCTCGAAATCAGCCTTACTTATGATTGCGGGTATGGCATCCTCAATTCGGATAATTTCGGAGTCATCCTTCTTCCGGTTGCTATTGCGCTTTCCTAAAGCATCCTTACTATCGGTGACATTATACAAATAAGTCCCGGTATACTTCTCTGTTCGAAGAATATCGTGGATGGTCGCTTTGCTGATGGGTCTTCCAAGGCGGGAACGGAATCCCTTTTGCTCAAGAAGCTGCGCAATCTGTTTGTAGCCATGCCCGGCGAGGAACTGCGAGAAGATCAGATCAACAATTGGACGTTCTTCATCGTTGATGACAAGCTTTTGTGCCTCTTTGTCCACCTTATAACCGATAGGTGGACGTCCCCCAGTATGTTTACCTTGCAAGGCCGTTTCTTTCAAACCTTTCATCGTTTCACGAGCCAAATTTTTGCTGTAATATTCCGCCATACCTTCTAGAACGGACTCCAGAATAACACTCTCCGGTGAGTTATCCAAGTTCTCCAGTACACTGACGAGAGATACCCCAGCAACACGTAATCTACGCTTGTATATCGCACTATCATATTTATCGCGGGAGAAGCGATCCATCTTATGAACGATCACGGCTGCATACAGCTTCTTTTCGCAATCCACAATCAGACGTTGGAATTCGGGCCTCCTATCCGAGGTTGCTGTCCTAGCCCGATCGATATAGGTTTCCACGACTGTGTACCCGTTTCTCTGTGCAAACTCCTCAATCGCCCTTACCTGGGCATCAATCGACTCATCCCTTTGGTTGTCCGAACTGTAACGGGCATAAACGGCAGCTTTCTTCATGTTCATCCTCCAAACTAAAAGAATTTATGTGAAATAGCAGGCCACGCTTCTGTACACGCAAGCTGCTATGAATTTTCATCGAGACTGATGAACTTCGCGAGTAATTCCCCTGCGGGGTGCCACAAGTTTGTGTCATCAAGCGGTTTATTGTTCTCCAATGAACTAGTTTGGTCTGGAGAATATTCTTGTTTATTCAGCTTTGTTCTCGAAATTCTGGTCTGCATCGTAACCATCCCCATCTGTATTCCTCCTCAGCAAACTGATCCGACGCTTCAATTGGTTTCAGTAATGTCTCCTAATTTACTTGGATTTTAACGCAAAAAATTTTTGCTGTGCAATTCCTCCCGTCAACCACGTTCGTAAGATGTTCGGATAACATTCCTTCTGAACAAGTCCCAAGTCGTGAGCGATTTTCTCCAAGAGCAGAACCCGATAAATTGCAAAAATTAATATCGATAGGATAAAATCCGGCGAAAACATCAAAGGGAGGATTGCCAAGTGGAAGTAATCAGTTTGAAGCAGTTCGCGGAGAGACAAGGAGTAAGCATGAGTACCGCTAGAAGATGGGTCCAGCAAGGTCTACCTTGCGCCAAGGCGACGAAGTATGGGAAATGTCTCATTGACGCAAAGAAAGCAAGAATGTGGGTATCGAAACTTAAGCAGAAACCATCCCCTGACTGCTTGTCGATCCAGCAAACCGCAGACTTTGCCGGGGTACACCGCAATACCGTCCGTAATTGGATGAGATCCAATGAAGAATTTAGAGAATCGGTCGTAATCGCCGGGAAGGCAAGCTATATGATTTCCAAGCAAAGACTGGAAACCTGGCTAGATGCGCGTAAGAAGGGAGACGAGTGAACATGCAGAGTTGGCTTTTGAATGCTGTAGAAAAGATGGCTTACCATCCGGAAGAGATGAAGGCGATTGGACTCCATTTCGTCATGCTGATTTTGATAGTGGGACTCACGCTTGAAGTGTCGATTAGTCTCTATCTCCATAGCAGAAAGGGGGGAGTGTAATGAAGCAAAGGATAGCTAAGGTGCTGATCAGCCTGTTATTACTAACATATGTTTTGCCTTTGCTACCGGCTGGAACAGCGACCGTGCTGCCAGTGTCTGTTTCAACCGTCATGGCAGATGTATACGACGATACGGCCCAGTTTCCTGATGCAAACCTGCGGCTGGCCGTTGCCACATGGCTCGGCAAATCGGTTACGGATACGGTCTACCAATCGGATATCATAGCCAAGCTGCCAACGGCGGGTTATACCTTTTCAGTTAACAACAAAGGCATTGCCGATCTTACAGGCATAGAGATTTTTGAAGGAACGGGGATTCAGTATCTGGATTTGGGCCGGAACTCGATCAACGACCTTTCTCCCCTAGCGAACCTGACCTCGTTGCAGCAGCTAAATGTCGAGAGTAACCAGATTTCCAGTCTTGTCCCTGTACAGAATATGGTGAATCTCAAGGCACTGAATGCCGGTTCCAACTCAATATCCGATTTGTCGGCAGTAAGTTCACTGACGGGGCTCACCGGCTTGGATGTGTCGAACAACGCGATAGCGGATGTAGCCTCTCTGGCGGGGATGGTGAATTTAACGAGCTTGAACCTGGGGCGCAATAACATAGCTGACATTGAGCCACTGTCTGTACTGATCGATCTCCAAACCCTGCAGCTTGGCTCTAATGCCATCTCGGATATCGCTCCGCTAAGCGGTATGACTAAGCTGCAAACTCTCTTTTTGGATATCAATAATATTTCAGACCTTTCTCCAATGGCCGGATTGGTTGAGATTACTTCTCTTAACATTGGCAGTAATAATGTTTACGACCTCTTGCCACTAAGCAACCTAACGAATTTGACTCAGCTTATCCTTTCCGCAAACAAGGTAGAGAATCTTGCTCCGCTGAGCGGCTTGACACAGTTGAGCAATCTGCAAGCTTCACAGAACCTGATTCATGATCTTTCCCCGCTTGCAGGTCTGGGCAACATAACGTATCTGAACCTCCAATATAACCCGATTGTAGATGTCACACCGTTATCCGATTTGACAAAGCTGAGCAGTCTGAATTTGAGCAATACCTTTCTGAATCCGTTCAGCGGAGAAGGGCAAACGGCAATAAACAGCATCGCTGTATCGGGAATAAAAAGGACTTCACCGGAAGTAAAGTACGGAGTTACCTCTGGCTCATCATTTCTCCAGTCGATTGAAATTGAAGTCGGGGAGACTCTCATGCCTCATTACGGGTTCTTGCAATCATTGGAGGGAACAAACTGGTCGAGCAGTGTTTCTTGGCATCAGACTTTCCGTGATTACTATGCTTCGACAGCGTCTACCTTTAGTTCCGCCGATCCCGCTATCGCCTCGGTAGACGCAAGTGGACCCATAACCGGCATAACGCCGGGAACTACCCAAGTCACTGCCCGATTGTTCGGCTGGTCTTCTGACTACACGGAGTATACCTTCGAAGTCGTGGTAAAAGAAGCATTGGCACCGAGTCCGACTCCAGAGCCAAGCTCTACGCCTACGCCGACGCCGGAACCCAGTGTGGGGCCAACGCCAACTTCAACCGTGACTCCAACGCCGACACCCACAGCCAGTCCAGATTCTTTGGGCTGGATCAAAGTCACTCCAAACAGTTCGGTGATTTTCGTAGGGGATTCTTTGCAGTACAAGGCAGAAGCGATGTTTACGGATGGAACCAGTCAAGATATTACGGATGTGGCCACTTGGAGCCTCGACAATCCAAGTATTGCCGATATCAACAAGGGGCTGCTGACAGCAAAACAATTCGGGAGTAGCGGAGTTGTTGCCACATGGGGTGGAAAATCGGGCGCAGTTGGACTCATGGTCAACAAGCTTTCTGTAACAAGACTTACGATTACTCCAGCGAACTCGACAGTAGGCGTAGGGGAGATGGTGCAGCTAAAAGCGTCGGCCCAATATTCCAACGGAAGCACTGCCGATGTTACCGATCAAGCTTTTTGGTGGGCAGTAAATAATATACTCACAGTTATTGACAATCATGGACTAGTTACCGGACTTTCTGAAGGAACTACAAACATTTGGGCGGCATGGAACGGCACAAACGGAGTGACAAGTCTCACGGTGACTGCTGGTGTGTCTCCTACGCCATCGCCAAGCGAGATGCCGAAGCCAAGTGCGACTCCGACACCCTCGCCAACCGCAACACCGGAGCCAAGTATTACTCCGACACCTATATTAACTCCAGAGCCTACACCTTCAGTTGAACCGACTGTAACCTCTACAGCCGATCCGATGGAGCCTATCCCCACTGAGAGTGTTGAATGTGTTCCTTCACCTTGGGCAACACCTCTGACGGATTCAACACCAAGTCCTACTGCTCCTATAGAGGACATTGTGCTGGCGGTACCTGCTACAGCAATGCCTCTACCTTCACAAGAAGTATTGAGTCCAGAACCTTCACCGTCAACAACAACAGAAATCGTAACCACGCTGCAGAATACACCACGTTGGACAGATGTAGTACAAACAATGGATGCTGTAGAGCACACGCCAAAGCCAGTGAAAAGTAACAACTTTGTTCATCCCAGTCCACCTGCAGCCACCCCACCGACAACTAACAAAGCGAAGGTTTCAGTCAAACAATCGATCACTAAAAATGCCCGTGTTAGAGAGGTTACTAAACATAGACCAGAGCCCAAAGAGAAACCGTCGCCCATTCCAAAGAAAGGGGCTATGGGAAGTTCAAAGCCGTTGATGGCTGAACATAAGCAAGAGCCTGCTACTGAGAAAAGGAAGTCTCTAGGGGGACGAGAGAAATCAGCCATTGGAGTTGTTGCAGTAATCGCTACGGGAATCCTTTGGATTATTCTTTGGGACAGAAAGAAGAAAAAGAAGGGGGACGAAGAGAATGGAGAATAAACGAATGGTTTATCGCGTAAGGGCGATCGGGCTTCTAATCGTGTCACTCATATTTCTTGTCGTTTTCCTCACAGACAGAAAGCTGGTTTTGTTCTCCCCACTGGCTTTCATTCCTCTCTTGTTTGCCGCCAGTTCCTCTCGGAGAGTGATGGGGAGTATTTTGAAATTACTACTAATTATAGTTATATGGTTAGGATTAATGATCGCTGCGAACGGTATCGAGAAGGTTAAGAGCAACCTTATCCAAGGGTACGAGCATATCAAGGGTAACAATGAGGATTGAAAACTTCCAAATTAATGGGGGGAAAATCGAGGGATTTTCAAACTTGTCAATAGGGTTCCCGTAAACGGCGCGAGCAGGGTCCGTAAATTCCATGAGGGGCGCTTTCATAAAATCATGTGATCAAATTGGTCTACGCAGGGACAAACTCTGCGATCCTATGGAAAGGCGGTTTGATAGCAATGACCAGAATTACGTTTTATGAAACAGAGGGATTTACAGGGAAAGGTTTAGTCTCCGGAGAAATCGTACAACTCGCCCAGATCGCTTTGGCGCGTTATGTCCAAAACAACAGCGAATATCTTACAGCGGTGAAAAGCGGCAAACGAGAGAATATCATCATAACGGACGGGAATGGAAACGAACTCAGCATCAGCCCGATCACACTCCAGCAAGACTTGGATGAAGATTTCTGGATTATCATCGACAACTACGGCCCGAACTCTGTGGAAGGAATACGGATCAATTTCCTTTTGCCTTAAGAATATTGAACCAAGGAGTTAGCGAGGGAGAACAGCGATTCTCCCTCTGCTTTTCCAACACAATCCCTTTAGCTGAAATCCAATATTTTATAAATTGTGTAATTAAATTCCGGTTCGATAGAATTCAGTATCAAATTTGAAGGATAATCCCACATGGAGGAATGGATATGAACGTTTATGGAGTAAATCAGATCGCCCAAGAGTTAGGTTGCAGCCCAATCACGATTCGGAGAATATTACGGCAACACTCTGATTTCCCGGCAAAGAAACTGCCGGGCATTGAAACCTACGAGTTCAACGTAGCAGATTGTAAGAATTGGTGGAAGCAGCATAAAGGCTCCAGCGAACGGACGGAGATCCCTTCCAATGCCGTGCAGCAAAACGAACTAGCTCGCAAGTTGGGAGTCAGCACTCGAATGATACAGATTTGGAGACAGA
This region of Paenibacillus sp. URB8-2 genomic DNA includes:
- the rnr gene encoding ribonuclease R gives rise to the protein MITQENLLDFMRETAYKPMTYEELIDHFHFAEEEVLKEFNVLLNSLEQEGRIVLTRTRRYGVPERMDLLRGRLQAHAKGFAFLIPDDREHPDVYIHANDIKSAMNGDIVLVRVTSRSHAGGRMEGEVVRIVRRGVLQTVGVFQNLETYGFVLPDDKRINRDIFIPKESFNGAVDGEKVVVRIVNYPEGRAAAEGEIIEILGHKDDPGVDILSVIRKHQLPEAFPEEVMAGANAAPDSITEEEIVEQGRRDLRGLNIVTIDGEDAKDLDDAVNVARLENGHYKLGVHIADVSYYVRENSPLDKEAYDRGCSVYLVDRVIPMLPHRLSNGICSLNPQVDRLTMSCEMEFDENMKVVKHDVFTSVIRTKERMTYTNVRKILLDEDPELLKRYAPLIEDFRLMREIAMKLRDARMRRGAVDFDFQESKVIVDENGKAVDIVKRERSIAEQIIEEFMLAANETVAEHFHWLKVPFLYRIHEDPDPEKLQNFMAFAANFGYHVKGRGNSVHPRALQKLLEDIQGTKEQTVISTMMLRSMKQAKYDAESTGHFGLAAEYYSHFTSPIRRYPDLVIHRVMREVLEGGGALSEKRQEYLASRMPDIAQQSSERERVAVEAERDTEQLKKAEYMLDKVGEEFEAMVSSVTSFGMFVELENTVEGLIRLSNLTDDYYHFDEGHMALIGERTSKVFRIGDEVKIRVAKVNMDDHTIDFELVDMKPRAAGERRSGGFGGGRGGKGGRDRRGGHSAPAATGAGGGKSRGGGKGGGAAAGAGGRGKRGRGGRVLGADQAGGAAERSGGRARGGEAAAGRSKGNGGSLAAGAGPGAGARSPKGEAGDAGGSRGISFGSGKGGYGAPPSGSNGRGDVYTGINSDTKFRTREDLGGDFGGAGAAGGKGRRKRKSKNGVFIGDSVTPGNVEAAADFGTKSSEGRKRKKKK
- the smpB gene encoding SsrA-binding protein SmpB; the encoded protein is MGKKADGKLLAQNKKASHDYFIEDTYEAGMVLTGTEIKSLRNGRANIGDAFATIRGGEIFVHNMHISPFDQGNRANPDDPTRTRKLLLHKEQISKLLGHSKQEGYTIVPLKVYVRNGYAKLLLGIGKGKKQYDKRDSAAKRDAQRDIQRALREKQKVAR
- a CDS encoding recombinase family protein — translated: MKKAAVYARYSSDNQRDESIDAQVRAIEEFAQRNGYTVVETYIDRARTATSDRRPEFQRLIVDCEKKLYAAVIVHKMDRFSRDKYDSAIYKRRLRVAGVSLVSVLENLDNSPESVILESVLEGMAEYYSKNLARETMKGLKETALQGKHTGGRPPIGYKVDKEAQKLVINDEERPIVDLIFSQFLAGHGYKQIAQLLEQKGFRSRLGRPISKATIHDILRTEKYTGTYLYNVTDSKDALGKRNSNRKKDDSEIIRIEDAIPAIISKADFEAVQKLIADNHRTRRSGSYTAKEQYLLSGLIFCGECQKLHSAKSGMAGNVKYSGRSKLKYVTYRCNRKDNSRSCSNKEIRREYIEGYILDYLQSHIFSEENIPKLVEQVNRQILKAETKDVVERANLEQRLRAVTDQITNIVNAVAQGFTQASFVEKVNILEAEKANLEVELAKLMTKEKRAGITEDVLRSLLFSLKDSIAHKNFPELKRFFQTYVQRILVYAEHVEVDFKLPVLADVGSKYGAEGSRTPVRR
- a CDS encoding helix-turn-helix domain-containing protein, producing MEVISLKQFAERQGVSMSTARRWVQQGLPCAKATKYGKCLIDAKKARMWVSKLKQKPSPDCLSIQQTADFAGVHRNTVRNWMRSNEEFRESVVIAGKASYMISKQRLETWLDARKKGDE
- a CDS encoding leucine-rich repeat domain-containing protein; the protein is MKQRIAKVLISLLLLTYVLPLLPAGTATVLPVSVSTVMADVYDDTAQFPDANLRLAVATWLGKSVTDTVYQSDIIAKLPTAGYTFSVNNKGIADLTGIEIFEGTGIQYLDLGRNSINDLSPLANLTSLQQLNVESNQISSLVPVQNMVNLKALNAGSNSISDLSAVSSLTGLTGLDVSNNAIADVASLAGMVNLTSLNLGRNNIADIEPLSVLIDLQTLQLGSNAISDIAPLSGMTKLQTLFLDINNISDLSPMAGLVEITSLNIGSNNVYDLLPLSNLTNLTQLILSANKVENLAPLSGLTQLSNLQASQNLIHDLSPLAGLGNITYLNLQYNPIVDVTPLSDLTKLSSLNLSNTFLNPFSGEGQTAINSIAVSGIKRTSPEVKYGVTSGSSFLQSIEIEVGETLMPHYGFLQSLEGTNWSSSVSWHQTFRDYYASTASTFSSADPAIASVDASGPITGITPGTTQVTARLFGWSSDYTEYTFEVVVKEALAPSPTPEPSSTPTPTPEPSVGPTPTSTVTPTPTPTASPDSLGWIKVTPNSSVIFVGDSLQYKAEAMFTDGTSQDITDVATWSLDNPSIADINKGLLTAKQFGSSGVVATWGGKSGAVGLMVNKLSVTRLTITPANSTVGVGEMVQLKASAQYSNGSTADVTDQAFWWAVNNILTVIDNHGLVTGLSEGTTNIWAAWNGTNGVTSLTVTAGVSPTPSPSEMPKPSATPTPSPTATPEPSITPTPILTPEPTPSVEPTVTSTADPMEPIPTESVECVPSPWATPLTDSTPSPTAPIEDIVLAVPATAMPLPSQEVLSPEPSPSTTTEIVTTLQNTPRWTDVVQTMDAVEHTPKPVKSNNFVHPSPPAATPPTTNKAKVSVKQSITKNARVREVTKHRPEPKEKPSPIPKKGAMGSSKPLMAEHKQEPATEKRKSLGGREKSAIGVVAVIATGILWIILWDRKKKKKGDEENGE
- a CDS encoding helix-turn-helix domain-containing protein, with protein sequence MNVYGVNQIAQELGCSPITIRRILRQHSDFPAKKLPGIETYEFNVADCKNWWKQHKGSSERTEIPSNAVQQNELARKLGVSTRMIQIWRQKGLEATKIMDGTVWIDLEKARSWFRKQSDERTKAYAEKI